From Humisphaera borealis, the proteins below share one genomic window:
- a CDS encoding S1 family peptidase encodes MPIDLSPSEKLAFTTVRIECDTPAGKSTGTGFYFAFCRKGEQFVPAIVTNKHVVAGSTTGRFHLHLSQNPDSVPTTHTGFEVPDFEKQWIGHPNADVDLCVMPIAPLLRFSEQQGKKLFFIPMDEQLLPTANDLGNLMAIEEVVMVGYTNGIWDHVNNMPVFRRGVTATHPNADYCGRKEFMIDAACFPGSSGSPVLLYNFGNYSDRKGNTIIGSRIKLLGILYAGPQHTATGEIAIQTIQTVSKPVAISRIPNNLGVIIKAERLKDFEAILQPPGGGPSSA; translated from the coding sequence ATGCCCATCGACCTTTCCCCTTCGGAAAAGCTTGCCTTCACGACGGTTCGCATCGAATGCGACACGCCCGCAGGCAAATCCACTGGCACAGGCTTCTACTTCGCGTTCTGCCGGAAGGGCGAACAGTTCGTGCCAGCGATCGTCACCAACAAACATGTCGTCGCCGGCAGCACAACGGGTCGCTTCCACCTTCATCTATCCCAGAACCCGGACTCCGTTCCGACAACGCACACCGGATTCGAGGTACCGGACTTCGAGAAGCAGTGGATTGGACATCCGAACGCTGACGTCGACCTGTGTGTCATGCCCATAGCGCCGCTTCTGCGGTTCTCTGAGCAGCAGGGGAAGAAGCTCTTCTTCATTCCTATGGATGAGCAGTTGCTACCAACGGCCAACGACTTAGGGAACCTTATGGCGATTGAGGAGGTTGTCATGGTCGGGTATACGAATGGGATCTGGGACCACGTGAACAACATGCCCGTATTCCGGCGCGGGGTCACTGCTACACACCCAAATGCGGACTACTGCGGCCGCAAGGAGTTCATGATCGACGCAGCCTGCTTCCCCGGATCCAGCGGTTCTCCAGTCCTGTTGTACAACTTTGGGAACTACTCTGACCGTAAGGGGAACACAATCATCGGCTCACGCATCAAATTGCTTGGCATCCTTTATGCCGGCCCACAGCACACGGCGACTGGTGAAATAGCGATTCAGACAATCCAAACGGTTTCGAAGCCTGTCGCGATATCGCGAATCCCAAACAATTTGGGGGTCATCATCAAGGCCGAACGACTCAAGGATTTTGAGGCGATTCTCCAGCCGCCGGGCGGCGGTCCATCCTCTGCATAG
- a CDS encoding tetratricopeptide repeat protein: MELKPVACGAHHKSLTNDQELDIAESAIGEADLPHAAHHLANAVMNDPADARMIELLGRALNAAEDAVELFPLKDDNYVGTVACRVFALGANGRYAEAFDLLPHLHKAAPHREFLKWGTRWLGRAGAAEQVDPVKAASCFAGYLQMYPGIVVESAEGRADLSELEPVALRMAQLHPTDGVLAGFYAAVIRKLGRIDEAIKHSEAAFRANRSYMTGCALAMALSGAGRSDEAIEVYKEMIKIDPKDAAARADIAEIHLSERRFEEALKWAEDTLRVDPAHTTAMPMSYFLKALLGRQGDWQGALERYAEQNPSSDRARYWLNSLKPFVGFLPHTTEASLDGIRQFLDSRKPGEEPVAPGAIKMTISSMEAPSAWQAIELALGWPRGSFTPEITEIPHPDPRVPRGEVDYLLWRYDGTAPRPALPAPHAYVVKKVLEIAERPYDAESWWAMAGSIAAELGPKSVPSLLGMMVNPAAPPTGWPAWDWVQRQQFASAFIIARVDAGWSQSHRRKALYSLLRGPVDWTTNAGYTAMVQLAIEERSDEIAAEATDMLMELAKNRPNPGYCCYEYAMVINALRLPNLDASLRYELQKWRAGLEQSE; encoded by the coding sequence TTGGAGCTAAAGCCCGTCGCCTGCGGGGCGCATCACAAGTCACTCACGAACGACCAGGAACTGGACATCGCCGAGTCCGCGATCGGCGAGGCCGATCTGCCGCATGCCGCCCATCATCTGGCCAATGCGGTCATGAACGACCCTGCAGACGCGCGCATGATCGAACTCCTGGGACGTGCCCTGAACGCCGCCGAGGATGCCGTCGAGTTGTTCCCGCTCAAAGATGATAACTACGTCGGGACGGTGGCCTGCCGCGTGTTCGCGCTGGGAGCGAATGGCCGATACGCCGAGGCGTTCGATCTCCTACCGCACCTGCACAAGGCCGCGCCGCACCGCGAGTTTCTCAAGTGGGGCACTCGGTGGCTGGGTCGCGCCGGGGCCGCAGAGCAGGTCGATCCGGTCAAGGCCGCGTCTTGTTTCGCCGGTTATCTGCAAATGTATCCCGGGATCGTCGTGGAATCGGCCGAAGGTCGCGCCGACCTTTCCGAACTTGAGCCGGTTGCCCTCCGCATGGCGCAGCTTCATCCCACCGATGGCGTTCTGGCCGGATTCTATGCGGCGGTGATTCGCAAGCTCGGTCGGATCGACGAGGCGATCAAGCACTCGGAAGCGGCATTCCGGGCGAACCGCTCTTACATGACCGGGTGTGCGCTGGCGATGGCACTGAGTGGTGCCGGTCGCTCCGACGAGGCGATCGAGGTCTACAAGGAGATGATCAAAATCGATCCGAAGGACGCTGCCGCCCGGGCCGATATCGCTGAGATCCACCTCTCCGAGCGGCGGTTTGAAGAGGCGCTCAAATGGGCCGAGGATACGCTTCGAGTTGACCCGGCTCACACCACCGCCATGCCGATGAGTTATTTCCTCAAGGCTCTTCTAGGTCGGCAAGGAGACTGGCAAGGTGCCCTCGAGAGGTACGCCGAGCAGAACCCGTCCAGCGATCGAGCCCGCTATTGGCTTAACTCGCTCAAACCTTTCGTCGGGTTTCTGCCTCACACGACCGAGGCATCACTGGACGGCATTCGGCAATTCCTGGATTCGCGCAAGCCCGGCGAAGAGCCCGTCGCACCGGGAGCGATCAAGATGACTATCTCGTCAATGGAAGCACCCAGCGCATGGCAGGCGATTGAGTTGGCGCTCGGTTGGCCGCGGGGAAGCTTCACGCCCGAGATTACTGAGATTCCTCACCCTGATCCCAGGGTACCGCGCGGCGAAGTGGATTATCTGCTGTGGCGATATGACGGCACCGCGCCAAGGCCTGCATTGCCCGCGCCGCATGCCTACGTTGTGAAGAAAGTGCTCGAGATCGCCGAGAGGCCTTACGACGCGGAGTCTTGGTGGGCCATGGCCGGCAGCATCGCCGCCGAACTCGGCCCCAAGTCAGTTCCATCACTGCTGGGGATGATGGTGAATCCGGCTGCGCCTCCGACAGGCTGGCCGGCGTGGGACTGGGTGCAGCGGCAGCAGTTCGCGTCGGCGTTTATCATCGCCCGGGTGGATGCCGGCTGGTCGCAATCGCATCGACGCAAGGCGCTCTACTCGCTGCTCCGCGGGCCGGTCGACTGGACCACCAATGCCGGATACACCGCGATGGTTCAACTGGCGATCGAAGAGCGATCCGACGAAATCGCCGCTGAGGCAACCGACATGCTGATGGAATTGGCGAAGAACCGTCCGAACCCCGGCTATTGCTGTTACGAATACGCGATGGTCATCAACGCGCTGCGATTGCCAAACCTGGACGCCTCTTTGCGATACGAGCTGCAGAAGTGGCGGGCTGGATTGGAACAATCGGAATAG
- a CDS encoding DUF1501 domain-containing protein, whose amino-acid sequence MSLFCNNINVSMNRRDFFARSGLGLGGAALMGLLNRDAIAAEPATKPQGSLPADRGFKTSKGVLDKLHFPVRAKRVIYLFMSGGPSQFELFDHKPLLNEMQGKDLPASVRMGQRLTGMSGNQATLPLAGSIYKFDKYGKSGATVSELMPWTAKCVDDLCFIRSMHTDHINHDPAMTFFQTGHQLAGRPSMGSWMSYGLGSGNENLPSFVVLISKDRIDQPLYSRLWGNGFLGSVHQGVQFRSGGDPVLYLQNPAGISSDSRRKMLDKLGELHRLQFEDLGDPEINARVSQYEMAYRMQTSVPEVMDVANEPASTYELYGEEARHPGTFAANCLLARRLAERDVRFIQLYHPGWDQHGGLPAGIKRQAKDVDQACYGLVTDLKQRGLLDDTLVVWGGEFGRTNYSQGKLTATNYGRDHHPRCFTIWMAGGGIKPGMSYGTTDDFGYNVTSNPVDVHDLHATILHQMGIDHEKLTYKFQGRYYRLTDVHGHVVKDVLSSS is encoded by the coding sequence ATGAGCCTCTTCTGTAACAATATCAATGTCAGCATGAACCGCCGGGATTTCTTCGCCCGCTCGGGGCTGGGCCTCGGCGGTGCGGCGCTGATGGGACTTCTCAACCGTGACGCGATTGCGGCGGAACCGGCGACGAAGCCGCAGGGCTCTCTCCCGGCGGACCGTGGGTTCAAGACATCGAAGGGCGTCCTCGACAAGCTCCACTTCCCCGTCCGCGCCAAGCGGGTCATCTACCTGTTCATGTCCGGCGGGCCGTCGCAGTTCGAACTGTTCGACCACAAGCCATTGCTCAACGAGATGCAGGGAAAAGACCTGCCGGCTTCGGTCCGCATGGGCCAGCGCCTCACCGGCATGAGCGGCAACCAGGCCACCCTGCCGCTGGCAGGGTCGATCTACAAGTTTGATAAGTACGGCAAATCCGGCGCGACCGTCAGCGAGCTCATGCCCTGGACCGCCAAGTGCGTGGACGACCTGTGCTTCATCCGGTCGATGCACACCGACCACATCAACCACGACCCGGCGATGACCTTCTTTCAGACCGGCCATCAGTTGGCCGGCCGGCCCAGCATGGGATCGTGGATGAGCTACGGCCTGGGCTCGGGCAACGAGAACCTGCCGTCGTTCGTCGTGCTGATCTCGAAAGACCGCATCGACCAGCCGCTCTACAGCCGGCTCTGGGGCAATGGCTTCCTCGGCAGCGTTCACCAGGGCGTGCAGTTCCGCAGCGGCGGCGATCCGGTGCTGTATCTGCAGAACCCCGCCGGCATCAGCAGCGACAGCCGTCGCAAGATGCTCGACAAGCTCGGCGAACTCCACCGGCTGCAATTCGAAGACCTCGGCGATCCCGAGATCAACGCCCGCGTGAGCCAGTACGAGATGGCGTACCGCATGCAGACGAGCGTCCCCGAGGTGATGGATGTCGCCAACGAACCGGCGAGCACCTACGAACTGTACGGCGAAGAGGCTCGCCACCCCGGCACCTTCGCCGCCAACTGCCTGCTCGCCCGGCGGCTCGCCGAGCGCGACGTGCGGTTCATCCAGCTCTATCACCCCGGCTGGGATCAGCACGGCGGCCTGCCCGCCGGCATCAAACGCCAGGCGAAAGACGTCGACCAAGCCTGCTACGGCCTGGTGACCGACCTCAAGCAGCGCGGCCTGCTGGATGACACCCTCGTCGTCTGGGGCGGCGAGTTCGGCCGAACCAACTATTCGCAGGGCAAGCTGACCGCGACCAACTACGGCCGCGACCACCACCCCCGCTGCTTCACCATCTGGATGGCCGGCGGCGGCATAAAACCCGGCATGTCGTACGGCACCACCGACGACTTCGGCTACAACGTCACGTCAAACCCGGTCGATGTGCACGACCTGCACGCGACGATCCTCCACCAGATGGGGATTGATCATGAGAAGCTGACCTACAAGTTCCAGGGCCGGTATTACCGGCTGACGGATGTGCATGGGCATGTGGTGAAGGATGTACTGTCGTCGAGCTAG
- a CDS encoding prolyl oligopeptidase family serine peptidase: MTYPQTRKVDQSDVYHGVAVADPYRWLEDDNAADTKAWVEAQNKVTFDYLAKIPQRQAIKDRLTELWNYERWGVPGKHGGRYFISRNDGLQNQSVLYTMDTLSAEPKLLIDPNKLSADGTVALSGTAVSEDGHLMAYGLSAAGSDWQEWKVRDIRTGNDLADHLKWVKFSRASWLKDGSGFFYSRYDEPAEGAKLTKVNYFQKLYFHKIGTPQSDDVLVYHRPDQKDWSFSGHVTDDGRYLVIHSGQGTDPKNRVLYKDLSRPESPVVELLMAFDASYDFIDNEGSVFFFKTDLDAPRGRVIAIDVARPQRENWKELIPQSAETLDGVNIVADRFVVEYLKDAHSVVRTFAIDGKPLAEIALPGLGSAGGFGGKRGDRETFYSYTSFTTPGVVYRYDFETGRSEAFRAPNVKFDRDGFETTQVFVPSKDGTKVPMFISHKKGLKLDGTNPTILYGYGGFNIPMTPGFSVSRVAWMEMGGVYAVANLRGGGEYGEEWHEAGTKLKKQNVFDDFIASAEWLIANKYTSSQKLAIQGGSNGGLLVGAAMTQRPELFKAAVPAVGVMDMLRFHKFTIGWAWKSDYGSADDAAEFKVLYGYSPYHNLKPGVKYPSTMVTTADHDDRVVPAHSFKFAARLQECHGGDNPVLIRIDVKAGHGGGKPTAKIIEEQADAMAFLVKELGM; the protein is encoded by the coding sequence ATGACTTACCCGCAAACCCGCAAGGTCGATCAGTCCGACGTCTATCACGGCGTCGCCGTCGCCGACCCCTACCGCTGGCTCGAAGACGACAACGCCGCCGACACCAAGGCATGGGTGGAAGCCCAGAACAAGGTCACCTTCGACTACCTCGCGAAGATTCCCCAGCGGCAGGCGATCAAGGACCGCCTGACGGAACTCTGGAACTACGAGCGGTGGGGCGTTCCCGGCAAGCATGGCGGGCGGTACTTCATCAGCCGCAACGACGGCCTGCAGAACCAGAGCGTCCTCTACACGATGGATACGCTCTCGGCCGAGCCGAAACTGCTGATCGACCCGAACAAGCTGTCGGCCGACGGAACCGTGGCGCTGTCGGGCACGGCCGTCAGCGAAGACGGCCATCTGATGGCGTATGGCTTGTCCGCCGCCGGGTCGGACTGGCAGGAGTGGAAGGTTCGCGATATCCGCACCGGGAACGATCTGGCGGACCACCTCAAGTGGGTGAAGTTCTCCCGGGCAAGCTGGCTGAAGGACGGCAGCGGCTTCTTCTACAGCCGTTACGACGAGCCGGCCGAGGGCGCGAAGCTGACCAAGGTGAACTACTTCCAGAAGCTCTACTTTCACAAGATCGGCACGCCGCAGAGCGACGATGTGCTCGTCTACCACCGGCCCGATCAGAAGGACTGGAGCTTCAGCGGGCATGTCACCGACGACGGCCGCTATCTGGTCATCCACAGCGGGCAGGGGACCGATCCGAAGAACCGCGTGCTGTACAAAGACCTGAGCAGGCCCGAGTCGCCGGTGGTCGAACTGCTGATGGCATTCGATGCCTCTTACGACTTCATCGACAACGAAGGTTCGGTGTTCTTCTTCAAGACTGACCTGGACGCCCCGCGCGGGCGAGTGATCGCGATTGATGTCGCCAGGCCGCAGCGTGAGAACTGGAAGGAACTGATCCCGCAGTCGGCCGAGACGCTGGACGGCGTGAACATTGTCGCCGACCGGTTTGTGGTCGAATACCTGAAGGACGCGCACAGTGTCGTCCGCACGTTCGCGATCGATGGCAAGCCGCTGGCGGAGATCGCACTGCCCGGCCTCGGCTCGGCCGGCGGGTTTGGCGGGAAGCGCGGCGATCGCGAGACGTTCTATTCATACACCAGCTTCACCACGCCCGGCGTGGTCTACCGCTACGACTTTGAGACCGGCCGGAGCGAGGCCTTTCGCGCCCCGAACGTGAAGTTCGATCGCGACGGCTTTGAAACGACACAGGTCTTCGTCCCCAGCAAAGACGGCACGAAGGTGCCGATGTTCATTTCGCACAAGAAAGGCCTGAAGCTGGACGGCACCAACCCTACGATTTTGTACGGCTACGGCGGGTTCAACATTCCCATGACGCCGGGCTTTAGCGTGTCGCGCGTCGCCTGGATGGAGATGGGCGGCGTGTACGCCGTGGCCAACCTGCGCGGCGGCGGTGAGTACGGCGAGGAATGGCACGAAGCCGGCACCAAGCTGAAAAAGCAGAACGTGTTCGACGATTTTATAGCGTCCGCCGAGTGGCTGATCGCGAACAAATACACATCGAGCCAGAAGCTGGCGATCCAGGGCGGCAGCAACGGCGGGCTGCTCGTCGGGGCCGCCATGACCCAGCGACCGGAGCTGTTCAAAGCCGCGGTTCCCGCTGTCGGCGTGATGGACATGCTGCGGTTCCACAAGTTCACCATCGGCTGGGCATGGAAGAGCGACTACGGATCGGCCGACGACGCGGCCGAGTTCAAGGTGCTCTACGGCTACTCGCCGTACCACAACCTCAAGCCCGGCGTGAAGTACCCGTCAACGATGGTGACCACGGCCGATCACGACGACCGCGTCGTCCCCGCGCACAGCTTCAAGTTCGCCGCGCGGTTACAGGAGTGCCACGGCGGCGACAACCCGGTCCTGATTCGCATCGACGTCAAAGCCGGCCACGGCGGCGGCAAACCGACGGCGAAGATCATCGAAGAGCAGGCGGACGCGATGGCGTTTTTGGTGAAGGAACTGGGGATGTAG
- a CDS encoding PVC-type heme-binding CxxCH protein, which produces MAVSRWMGRGLVALVAVGLLSARSPGADAPAPQPPAPAPLAEAAGRMTVPPGFNVRLFAGEPDVVQPIAFTWDHRGRMWVVQCLSYPNWAMDDSKPGTDSIIILEDTDHDGKFDKRTVFADKLRNVSAIEVGFGGVWIGAIPYLQFIPDRDGDDKPDGPPENLLDGWNVKEVKHNIFSSFTWGPDGWLYATNGIQSKSAVGKPGTPAEKRVKFDCGVWRYHPTKHLFEVVCVGTTNPWGLDFDEYGNCFFTNCVIAHLWHAIPGAHFQRMYGQHTNPYHYGYMQSCADHLHWGGGSWTESRGGQGKHSEAGGGHAHIGAMVYQGDNWPDEYRGGLYTCNLHGNRVNHDIFEAKGSGVVAHHGKDFLLANDTWFRGLAIKSGPDGAVYICDWTDTGECHNYVVVDRMNGRLYRVAFGTPSTVPADLSKLDDTGLIKLLDHKNQWWTRTARRLLQERTATGKLGGDTVASLRKALDVTNDPKAKLRALWHLVAVDGVTPELLTQLTGDSPYVAGWAIRLAVDGGRPSDALLARFAELARSSESPVVRLNLASALQRLPVADRWAIAEGLVQHDDNEDANLPLMVWFGVEPLVSADLSRAMALAEKSKLKIVQQYIARRAVDGVSKPGMEAVVALLDKTSDQELRKWLLVGLKEGLAGLRKVDMPAAWPQVYQKLLASNRGEVREGATQVGLVFGDTLALGDLRKQATDATADPQARQRAIQSLVTAKDADLAPLLHKLLDDRDVRTTAIKAIAAVGHADSAKEIIKRYGKLTVFEKPDAVQTLVSRPAYASALLDAIEAGTVARADLTAYSVRQLANITDAGVKAKLAKVWGDVRPTDKDKQQKIKDYKKLFAADVLAKADLANGKGVYAKTCAACHTLFNEGGKVGPDLTGSQRTNLDYVLENVVDPSAQVAREFRVTIIDTKDDRTIDGIVTAENDKSVTIRTTNEEITVPVSEIRKRRQSPLSMMPEGQLDTMPEKDRVDLIGYLMK; this is translated from the coding sequence ATGGCTGTATCACGCTGGATGGGTCGCGGACTGGTCGCGTTGGTTGCGGTTGGGTTGTTGTCGGCGAGGTCTCCCGGTGCCGATGCGCCTGCACCCCAGCCGCCCGCCCCGGCCCCGCTCGCCGAGGCCGCGGGGCGAATGACCGTGCCGCCGGGGTTCAATGTGAGGCTGTTCGCCGGCGAGCCCGACGTGGTGCAGCCGATCGCGTTCACCTGGGACCATCGCGGGCGGATGTGGGTGGTGCAGTGCCTGAGCTATCCCAACTGGGCGATGGACGACAGTAAGCCCGGAACCGACAGCATCATCATCCTGGAAGACACCGACCACGACGGCAAGTTCGACAAGCGGACTGTCTTTGCCGACAAGCTGCGGAACGTCTCGGCGATCGAGGTCGGTTTCGGCGGCGTCTGGATCGGCGCGATTCCCTACCTTCAGTTCATCCCCGACCGTGACGGCGACGACAAGCCCGACGGCCCGCCGGAGAATCTGCTCGACGGCTGGAACGTCAAAGAGGTCAAGCACAACATCTTCTCGTCATTCACCTGGGGCCCGGACGGCTGGCTGTATGCCACCAACGGCATTCAGTCCAAGAGTGCCGTCGGCAAGCCCGGCACGCCGGCCGAGAAACGCGTGAAGTTCGATTGCGGCGTATGGCGCTATCACCCGACGAAGCACCTCTTCGAAGTCGTCTGTGTCGGCACGACCAACCCGTGGGGCCTGGACTTCGACGAGTACGGGAACTGCTTCTTCACCAACTGCGTGATCGCGCACCTTTGGCATGCGATACCGGGTGCGCACTTCCAGCGCATGTACGGCCAGCACACCAACCCCTACCACTACGGGTATATGCAGAGCTGCGCCGACCACCTGCACTGGGGCGGCGGAAGCTGGACCGAATCCCGCGGCGGACAAGGAAAACACTCCGAAGCCGGCGGCGGACACGCCCATATCGGCGCGATGGTTTACCAGGGCGACAACTGGCCAGACGAATACCGCGGCGGACTGTACACCTGCAATCTGCACGGCAATCGCGTGAACCACGACATCTTCGAGGCCAAAGGCTCCGGCGTCGTCGCGCACCACGGCAAGGATTTTCTGCTCGCCAACGACACCTGGTTCCGCGGGCTGGCGATCAAATCCGGACCCGACGGGGCGGTCTACATCTGCGACTGGACCGACACCGGCGAATGCCACAACTACGTCGTCGTTGACCGGATGAATGGCCGGCTCTATCGCGTGGCGTTCGGCACGCCATCGACCGTTCCCGCCGACCTGTCGAAGCTCGACGATACGGGACTGATCAAGCTGCTGGATCACAAGAACCAATGGTGGACGCGAACGGCCCGCCGGCTGCTTCAGGAACGGACGGCGACGGGCAAGCTGGGCGGCGATACGGTGGCCTCGCTTCGCAAGGCGCTGGATGTCACGAACGATCCGAAAGCCAAACTGCGGGCCCTGTGGCATCTCGTCGCCGTCGACGGCGTGACGCCGGAACTGCTGACCCAACTGACCGGCGATTCGCCGTACGTCGCCGGCTGGGCGATCCGACTGGCGGTGGACGGCGGCCGTCCGTCGGATGCCCTGCTGGCGCGATTTGCCGAGCTGGCCAGGTCGAGCGAATCGCCGGTGGTGCGTCTGAACCTCGCATCGGCGTTGCAACGCCTGCCGGTCGCCGACCGCTGGGCGATCGCCGAGGGCCTCGTTCAACACGACGACAACGAAGACGCCAACCTGCCGTTGATGGTTTGGTTTGGCGTGGAGCCGCTTGTCTCGGCGGACCTGTCCCGTGCGATGGCGCTGGCCGAGAAGAGCAAGCTGAAAATCGTCCAGCAATACATCGCCCGCCGGGCGGTGGACGGCGTCAGCAAACCCGGGATGGAAGCGGTCGTAGCGCTGCTCGATAAGACTAGCGATCAGGAGTTGCGCAAGTGGCTGCTGGTCGGGTTGAAGGAAGGATTGGCCGGCCTGCGGAAGGTGGACATGCCGGCCGCCTGGCCGCAGGTCTACCAGAAACTGCTGGCGAGCAATCGCGGCGAAGTGCGGGAAGGCGCGACGCAGGTGGGGCTGGTCTTTGGCGACACCCTGGCGCTCGGCGATCTGCGCAAGCAGGCGACCGACGCCACCGCCGACCCGCAGGCACGGCAGCGGGCGATCCAATCACTGGTGACGGCGAAGGACGCCGACCTGGCCCCCCTGCTGCACAAGCTGCTGGACGACCGCGACGTGCGAACGACGGCGATCAAGGCGATCGCCGCCGTCGGGCATGCCGACTCGGCCAAGGAGATCATCAAGCGTTACGGCAAGCTGACCGTGTTCGAAAAGCCCGACGCCGTTCAGACGCTGGTGTCGCGGCCGGCGTATGCCTCGGCACTGCTCGACGCGATCGAGGCGGGCACCGTCGCGCGGGCGGATCTGACGGCCTATTCCGTTCGCCAGCTGGCCAACATCACCGATGCCGGCGTCAAGGCGAAGCTGGCCAAGGTGTGGGGCGACGTCCGCCCGACGGACAAGGACAAGCAGCAGAAGATCAAGGACTACAAGAAGCTGTTTGCCGCCGACGTCCTTGCCAAGGCCGATCTTGCCAACGGAAAGGGCGTCTACGCCAAGACGTGCGCGGCTTGTCACACGCTGTTCAACGAAGGCGGCAAAGTCGGGCCCGACCTGACCGGCAGCCAGCGGACGAACCTCGACTACGTGCTGGAGAATGTGGTCGATCCCAGTGCGCAGGTGGCCAGGGAGTTCCGAGTCACGATCATTGATACAAAGGACGACCGAACAATCGACGGAATCGTGACGGCCGAGAACGACAAGAGCGTGACGATCCGCACGACCAATGAGGAGATCACCGTTCCGGTGTCAGAGATCCGCAAACGCCGACAATCGCCGTTGAGCATGATGCCCGAAGGGCAACTCGACACGATGCCGGAGAAGGATCGCGTGGACCTGATCGGGTACCTGATGAAGTGA